GCCGCCGGCGTGGTGTTCTTCGAGCCACAGATCCAGCCCATGGCCGGGGCCGCGCGCAAAGCACCAGCGCCGGCCCAGGTCGGCCACGCTGGAGCTGCTGCCGTCCAACCACAGGATGGCGCCCAGCCAGACTTCGTCCGCCGCTGCCGCCGCCGCCGATTCACCATCGCGCACCAGCCGTGCGGCAATGCCCGTCACGCAGCGGCCCGTGCGCGCCAGGTGCTCGCCGCTGTCGCTGCCCGGGCCCGCGCCGGGGCCGGTGGCGCCGCGCACGTAGGACACCAGATCGCGGTCGCTCTCGTGCCCGCCGGTCGATGCCAGGTTGTAGCGCGGGTTGGCGCACAGCAGCGTCATCAGCGCATCGACCAGCGTGGTCTTGCCGCTGCCCGTGGGGCCGATGATGGCGGTGTTGGCCGCGTCCACGCTGGCCTGGTGGCGGCCCGCGAACGCGCCCCAGTTGTACAGGTGCAGCTCGTGCAGGCGGTAGCCGCTCATGCGCCGCCCTCGGGGTTGCTGGCGAGTTCGCGCAGGCGCTGCAGCAGCGCCTGCAGGTTCTCGGGGTTGGCCAGGTGCACGATCATGGGGCGGATGGTGATGCGCTCTTGCGCGTCCACGTCCGACACCACGCCGTGCCCGCGCAGGTGCTCCAGCAGGGTCAAAAGGCGCTTGCGCTCCTGCATGTCGCTGCCGGTGTGGCCCAGGTAGATGCCCAGCTGCGGCAGCAGGCTGTCGATGGCCAGTTGCACCGGCACGCCCAGGCCGCCTTCTTGCTCGCGCTGCAAAAACTCGCGCCGCAAAATCGCCAGCAGCAGCGACTGCTCCAGCGTCAGCCGCTGGCGGCGCACCAGCGGGTGCGTCCAGTCGTCCTCGTCCTCGCCGGTGTTCTCGCTCTGGTAGCTGGCGGCCACGGCCACATAGGCCAGGCCCCGGTGGTCGTCCACCAACACCCGCAAATCCAGCGGCTCCAGCAGCGCATTGGCGCGTGCGGTGTCGGTGGCAATCTGGCGGAACAGGTGGGGCTTGGCAGACAGCTCCAGCAGGCCGTTTTTCAGCAGCTCCTGCAGGGCGCGGCGCACGATGGCGGGGGTGGCGGGGCCGTGTTCTGGCGCGGGGCTGGCGGCGGGGGCCTCTTCGCCCGTGGGGCCATCAGGGGCCGTCACTGGGGCCGTGGCGGGGGCGGCGCTGGCCCATTGGTCGAAGAGGTTGGGGGGCATGGTGTTGGGTGTGTTTTTGGATGTTTTTGGCTGCTGGCCCTTACTGGTCAAGCGCGAGCAGCTATGGTTTTTGTAGTTTGAAATGGCGGTTGCATGTCACCAATCCGCATCGACCGCCCCCACCGCCTGCGCCGACAGCAGCACACGCGGCACCGTAAAGCGCCAATCCTGGCCCTGAAAGCGGGTGGTGATCTGCTCCGTCGCCCCGGCCTCGAAGGTGGCGCCGCTTTCCTGCGCCAGCGCCAGCCACAGGGCCAGGGTTTCCAGGTCGTGTTCGCCGGGCGGCAGCACTTCAGCCAGCGCGGCCAGGGTCAGGGGCTGGTCGCTGTGCTGTAGCGCCTGCAGGGTCTGGCGCAGCAGGGCTTCGCGGTCCAGGCCCTCGAAGGCTTGCCAGAACTCGGCGTCCATCTGCGCCAGGTCGGCGTATTGCGTGGCCAGCAGTAATTCGGATTCACCGCCGCCGCCTTGCGACTTGGTGCGCAGGCGCTCGATCAGCGGCAGGTTGGCCAGCGCCACGCCCAGGGGCGGCAGCGGCGCGGCCTGGCGGCGCACGGCCTGGCGCTGCCAATCGACTTCCAGCGCCTGCTGCAGGATGTCGCCCAGCAGCTGGCCGACGCGCTGGTTTTCCACCGCCTGGCCGGTTTTCATGAACTGGCTGACTTCGCGCTCGCTGCGTGCGCGCACGGCCTGCACCACCTTGGCCTCGGCAATGAGCTGCTGCACCAGCAGGCGCAGTTCGCTGCGCTGCAGGTCGTCGAGCGCCTGGCCGCTGGCCGGGTGCGCGACGATGGCGCGGATGCGCACGCGCATCTCGGCCAGCTCGCCCTGGTGGTCGAGCTGCTGCTGAAAGCTCTCGAACACGCGGCCTTCCTGGGTATTGAGCAGCGCGGCGTGGCCGCCCAGGAGCCGCTCCATGACCGCGCCCCGGTGGTGCTGGGCGCTCAAAATCGCCTGGCGCAGCGCGCGGTCGGCCTCGCGCCACGAATCCTCCACGCGGCGAAAGTCGGCGCGCAGGCTGGTGGCCAGGGCATAGACCTCGCGGATGCCCTCCACCGCCTGCGCCTCGGTGAGCAGCGGCAGGCGCCCGGCCTGCACGTCTTCGAGCTGCTGCTGCAGGTCCTTGATGCGCCGCTGCAGGTGCTCGGCGCGGCTGTGCGGGTTGGGGTCGAGCGCGGCGGCCAGGTTGTCGATCTCGCGCTGCACCACCGCCAGACGCGAGGCGGTGGAGGTCATCATGCGCTGGTCGAGCTGCGCCACGAAGCGCATCGCGGTCTTGAGCGCATCCGTCTCGTGCACGCGGCCCTCGCGCTCGGTGACCAGGCCGCGCCTGATCCACTCGCGCAGCTCGCGCCGCGCCTGGGCCAGCAGGTCGGCGGGCTCGATCTCGTACTCGGGCTGGTTGGCGTGCGCGCCCAGCAGATCGGCCAGCGCCTGCACGGCGGTATCAAAGGCCACGCCGCCGGGCTGGTGCTCAAACAGGGCTTCGAGCCCGCTCAACATCAGCGGTGCCCGGCGCGAGGCCAACAGCAGCCAGGCCGGGTGCTGCTGGCGCGCGGCGATGTATTTTTGCGTGCGCTGCTGGGGGAGGGTGGGCATGGGCGGGGAGACCAACCGAGGGGGCAAAAAGTGGCGTCAGGTTTTTTTCTTGCTGCTGATTTTCTTTTGTGCTGTTTTGATGGTCTCTAGATAAACCGTTTCTACCTCAGAGGGTTGGTCGGCCAGCCGGGCACGAAACTTGTCGTATTCGGTTTCTGCGTGCGCCACCGCTTGCTGGTGGCCCACCGTGCCAGCACCTTGCAAGGATTTGCCTCCCATGGCGGCGATCATTTGTTCCAGGTGTGCGAGCCAATCCTTCATGCAGGTGGGTTCGTGGTTCATGGCACGGAATTCGGCAGCGTCGAAATAGGCCGAGACCAGCGTATTCAGGCGCTTGAGTTCATTGGCATCCAGGTAATTTTTGGCGTTGCTCACCTCGGCTTTGGTGGGCTGTGGCCCGCTGAATGAGAGCAGGCCCATGAAGGGTTTCCCGGCATCGGCACGCTGTCTAATGACTTCTGCCGCCGTTTGGCCGTGGGCGGCATAGTGCAATTTGTTCTGCACAGTTTTGAAGAACACGATGCTGGCTTGCGCTTTCGGGTCGTAATCGATGCTGGTCGCGTAGAGGTCAAGAACCTGGCGGTAGAGCACCTTTTCGCTGGAACGAATGTCGCGGATGCGATCGAGCAGCTCTTTCCAGTAGCTGCCTGCGCCCAGGTTTTTCAGGCGGGCATCGTCCATGGTGAAGCCCTTGACCAGGTATTCACGTAGGCGTTCGGTGGCCCAGATGCGAAAGCGGGTAGCGATTTGCGAGCGAACCCGATAACCCAGCGAAATGATCAGATCCAGGTTGTAAAAGGGCAGCGTGCGGCTGACTTGGCGACTGCCCTCGGTGCGAACCTGTCGGAATTCCCGACAGGTTGCCTCCGGGCTTAATTCGGCTTCGGCGTAGATGTTGGCAATGTGTTCTACAACATTCGTACGCGATGTTTGAAACAGATCGGCCAGTTGTTGTTGACTTAGCCAAACGGTGTCGCCATCGAGGCGCACGTCGATAGCGGGAGCATCACCCCGTAGGTACAGGACGATTTCGCCGTCAGGCTGTTCGCTCATGTTGATTGCCTTTCCATCAGAGATGGGCCAACACGTTCAGGTGACAAAGCCAATTTACACGTCAATATTCCCCGCCCGCAGCGCATTCGTCTCAATAAAGTCCCGGCGCGGCTCCACCTCATCGCCCATCAGCATGGTGAACACCCGGTCGGCCTCGATGGCGTCGTCGATCTGCACGCGCAGCAGGCGGCGCACCGCCGGGTCCATGGTGGTTTCCCAGAGCTGCTCGGGGTTCATTTCGCCCAGGCCCTTGTAGCGTTGGCGGGCGGTGGTGCGCTCGGCCTCGCTGATGAGCCAGGCCATGGCGCTGCGGAAGTCGGCCACTTTTTCTTCCTTGGCCTTTTCGCCCTCGCCGCGCTGGGCGCGTGCGCCCTCGCCCAGCAGGCCGTGGAAGGTGGCGGCGGCTTCGGCCAGGGCGGCGTAGTCGTCGCCGGCCACAAAGTCTTGCGTCAGGATGCTGCTCTTGACGTT
This DNA window, taken from Acidovorax sp. HDW3, encodes the following:
- a CDS encoding DUF4194 domain-containing protein, translating into MPPNLFDQWASAAPATAPVTAPDGPTGEEAPAASPAPEHGPATPAIVRRALQELLKNGLLELSAKPHLFRQIATDTARANALLEPLDLRVLVDDHRGLAYVAVAASYQSENTGEDEDDWTHPLVRRQRLTLEQSLLLAILRREFLQREQEGGLGVPVQLAIDSLLPQLGIYLGHTGSDMQERKRLLTLLEHLRGHGVVSDVDAQERITIRPMIVHLANPENLQALLQRLRELASNPEGGA
- a CDS encoding DUF3375 domain-containing protein translates to MPTLPQQRTQKYIAARQQHPAWLLLASRRAPLMLSGLEALFEHQPGGVAFDTAVQALADLLGAHANQPEYEIEPADLLAQARRELREWIRRGLVTEREGRVHETDALKTAMRFVAQLDQRMMTSTASRLAVVQREIDNLAAALDPNPHSRAEHLQRRIKDLQQQLEDVQAGRLPLLTEAQAVEGIREVYALATSLRADFRRVEDSWREADRALRQAILSAQHHRGAVMERLLGGHAALLNTQEGRVFESFQQQLDHQGELAEMRVRIRAIVAHPASGQALDDLQRSELRLLVQQLIAEAKVVQAVRARSEREVSQFMKTGQAVENQRVGQLLGDILQQALEVDWQRQAVRRQAAPLPPLGVALANLPLIERLRTKSQGGGGESELLLATQYADLAQMDAEFWQAFEGLDREALLRQTLQALQHSDQPLTLAALAEVLPPGEHDLETLALWLALAQESGATFEAGATEQITTRFQGQDWRFTVPRVLLSAQAVGAVDADW
- a CDS encoding virulence RhuM family protein, which gives rise to MSEQPDGEIVLYLRGDAPAIDVRLDGDTVWLSQQQLADLFQTSRTNVVEHIANIYAEAELSPEATCREFRQVRTEGSRQVSRTLPFYNLDLIISLGYRVRSQIATRFRIWATERLREYLVKGFTMDDARLKNLGAGSYWKELLDRIRDIRSSEKVLYRQVLDLYATSIDYDPKAQASIVFFKTVQNKLHYAAHGQTAAEVIRQRADAGKPFMGLLSFSGPQPTKAEVSNAKNYLDANELKRLNTLVSAYFDAAEFRAMNHEPTCMKDWLAHLEQMIAAMGGKSLQGAGTVGHQQAVAHAETEYDKFRARLADQPSEVETVYLETIKTAQKKISSKKKT